A DNA window from Andrena cerasifolii isolate SP2316 chromosome 16, iyAndCera1_principal, whole genome shotgun sequence contains the following coding sequences:
- the Tko gene encoding 30S ribosomal protein S12 technical knockout — MMNILAKSVMSVARSCLGNSIEGSRSHLPRLCVNPSSQGSLLNTARSCLGNLILGLEQIRLGSTLQRLHEHGAYKKRRKDKNPLDGKPFAKGIVLKTIIRKPKKPNSANRKCVIVRLSTGKEMTAYVPGIGHNIQEHNVVLCRVGKVQDTPGVKIKCIRGKYDLPQPIKKTQ, encoded by the exons ATGATGAACATATTGGCTAAAAGTGTAATGAGCGTGGCGAGGTCTTGCCTAGGAAATTCAATCGAAG GCAGCAGGTCACATTTACCTAGATTATGTGTGAACCCTAGTAGCCAAG GAAGTCTATTGAACACTGCTAGATCTTGCCTTGGAAACCTAATACTGG GCCTCGAGCAGATAAGACTGGGATCAACGTTGCAAAGGCTGCACGAGCATGGAGCATACAAGAAGCGCAGGAAGGACAAGAATCCTCTGGATGGCAAACCATTTGCGAAAGGCATAGTTCTCAAGACGATCATTAGAAAACCAAAGAAACCGAATTCTGCTAATCGAAAGTGCGTCATTGTACGACTTTCGACTGGCAAGGAAATGACTGCATACGTGCCTG GAATCGGCCACAACATCCAAGAGCACAACGTTGTGCTGTGCAGGGTGGGAAAAGTGCAAGATACCCCTGGTGTCAAAATAAAATGTATCCGCGGGAAGTACGATTTACCTCAACCAATCAAGAAAACTCAATAA
- the LOC143377986 gene encoding uncharacterized protein LOC143377986 isoform X2, which yields MHQFQSRTVHRCITTMNTIIVIAVIALACPIYGQAEEKRLEKRGLSLGLSSGGLGGGLGGGLGGGLGGGYGGGLGGGLGGGLSGGYGGSLGGGLGGGSSYGRSSLRLSSGHGAGLGGGLGGGLSGGYGGGLSGGYGGGLSGGYGGGLSGGRGW from the exons ATGCATCAGTTTCAATCCCGAACTGTCCATCGCTGCATTACTACCATGAACACCATA ATTGTTATTGCTGTCATCGCCCTGGCGTGCCCCATCTACGGCCAGGCTGAGGAGAAGAGACTCGAGAAAAGAGGACTCAGCCTTGGCCTGAGCTCTGGAGGTTTGGGAGGAGGTTTGGGAGGAGGTTTGGGAGGCGGTTTAGGTGGCGGTTATGGCGGAGGTTTGGGCGGAGGTTTGGGCGGAGGTTTAAGCGGAGGATACGGCGGAAGTCTAGGTGGAG GACTTGGCGGTGGTTCGAGCTACGGCAGGTCATCCCTTCGTCTCAGTAGCGGACATGGAGCTGGACTTGGAG GTGGCCTTGGCGGTGGACTTTCTGGAGGATACGGTGGTGGCCTTTCCGGTGGATACGGTGGTGGCCTCTCTGGCGGATATGGCGGTGGTCTCTCTGGTGGACGTGGATGGTGA
- the LOC143377986 gene encoding uncharacterized protein LOC143377986 isoform X1, which translates to MHQFQSRTVHRCITTMNTIIVIAVIALACPIYGQAEEKRLEKRGLSLGLSSGGLGGGLGGGLGGGLGGGYGGGLGGGLGGGLSGGYGGSLGGGLGGGSSYGRSSLRLSSGHGAGLGGGLGGGLGGGLGGGLGGGLGGGLSGGYGGGLSGGYGGGLSGGYGGGLSGGRGW; encoded by the exons ATGCATCAGTTTCAATCCCGAACTGTCCATCGCTGCATTACTACCATGAACACCATA ATTGTTATTGCTGTCATCGCCCTGGCGTGCCCCATCTACGGCCAGGCTGAGGAGAAGAGACTCGAGAAAAGAGGACTCAGCCTTGGCCTGAGCTCTGGAGGTTTGGGAGGAGGTTTGGGAGGAGGTTTGGGAGGCGGTTTAGGTGGCGGTTATGGCGGAGGTTTGGGCGGAGGTTTGGGCGGAGGTTTAAGCGGAGGATACGGCGGAAGTCTAGGTGGAG GACTTGGCGGTGGTTCGAGCTACGGCAGGTCATCCCTTCGTCTCAGTAGCGGACATGGAGCTGGACTTGGAGGTGGACTTGGAGGTGGACTTGGAGGTGGACTTGGAGGTGGACTTGGAGGTGGCCTTGGCGGTGGACTTTCTGGAGGATACGGTGGTGGCCTTTCCGGTGGATACGGTGGTGGCCTCTCTGGCGGATATGGCGGTGGTCTCTCTGGTGGACGTGGATGGTGA
- the LOC143377969 gene encoding uncharacterized protein LOC143377969 isoform X2, with translation MFCNKYLCHLFFCEFNVESMIRLSISNSSLGSIINSKLRFAKKKDIFSSTCTNGGEDKTGVNRKDSVLLRNRTDKRLFGRLMKGGKGKCVQILSNETESKGKFVNESDPKRSEHLWVLNASDVRNLRYVPRTKKKVQELSDNYEKYTDIKDTSQLQNISKYISENLAHCVWNSYFIVPPDRVENITSFSISGIKTLESAAIKDKEPENSDIPSVTRVLQETMSINARIALEQWKKNMISKLGVEQFDIFCKELLINGRLFHACIEDILLQKEVEIPPEVRFLHSSVLPVLEEIQAVQGVETRVLHPHLRYKGIADCIASYRDRLHLIDWKRSTKRKSTLAATYDAPVQLAAYIGAVNASNQYPFKIGDWL, from the exons atgttttgtaataaatacttgtgtcatttatttttctgcgaATTTAATGTGGAAAGTATGATTCGATTATCCATTTCGAACTCGTCACTCGGAAGTATTATAAATTCGAAACTCAGATTTGCGAAGAAGAAAGATATATTTTCGAGCACGTGTACAAACGGAGGTGAGGACAAAACCGGTGTTAATAGAAAGGATAGTGTATTGCTGAGAAATCGCACAGATAAACGGTTGTTTGGAAGATTGATGAAAGGGGGAAAAGGGAAATGCGTGCAAATTTTAAGCAACGAAACAGAAAGCAAAGGAAAATTCGTAAACGAGAGTGATCCGAAACGATCGGAACATTTATGGGTGCTGAATGCATCAGATGTAAGAAACTTAAGATACGTGCCCCGTACAAAAAAGAAGGTGCAAGAGCTCTCTGATAACTACGAAAAATACACAGATATCAAGGACACCAGCCAACTACAAAACATCTCAAAATACATTTCCGAAAATTTGGCGCACTGCGTATGGAACAGCTACTTCATAGTGCCACCAGATAGAGTGGAAAACATAACTTCATTCTCCATCTCTGGTATTAAAACTCTCGAGAGTGCCGCCATAAAGGACAAAGAGCCGGAAAATTCCGATATTCCAAGCGTGACGCGCGTTCTTCAGGAAACTATGTCCATAAATGCAAGAATAGCTTTGGAGCAgtggaaaaaaaatatgatcAGCAAGCTCGGTGTCGAGCAGTTTGACATATTCTGCAAAG AATTGCTGATAAACGGTCGATTGTTTCACGCGTGCATCGAAGATATTTTGCTACAGAAGGAAGTCGAGATTCCCCCCGAAGTCAGGTTTTTACATTCCAGCGTGCTGCCGGTTCTGGAAGAGATACAGGCTGTTCAAGGAGTCGAGACTCGGGTGTTGCATCCGCATCTGCGGTACAAGGGGATCGCTGACTGCATTGCTTCTTACAG GGACAGATTGCACTTGATCGATTGGAAGAGATCGACGAAACGGAAGTCGACGCTTGCGGCGACCTACGACGCGCCGGTGCAGCTCGCTGCCTACATTGGCGCTGTGAACGCTTCGAACCAGTATCCATTTAAG ATAGGGGATTGGTTGTGA
- the LOC143377969 gene encoding uncharacterized protein LOC143377969 isoform X1 — translation MFCNKYLCHLFFCEFNVESMIRLSISNSSLGSIINSKLRFAKKKDIFSSTCTNGGEDKTGVNRKDSVLLRNRTDKRLFGRLMKGGKGKCVQILSNETESKGKFVNESDPKRSEHLWVLNASDVRNLRYVPRTKKKVQELSDNYEKYTDIKDTSQLQNISKYISENLAHCVWNSYFIVPPDRVENITSFSISGIKTLESAAIKDKEPENSDIPSVTRVLQETMSINARIALEQWKKNMISKLGVEQFDIFCKELLINGRLFHACIEDILLQKEVEIPPEVRFLHSSVLPVLEEIQAVQGVETRVLHPHLRYKGIADCIASYRDRLHLIDWKRSTKRKSTLAATYDAPVQLAAYIGAVNASNQYPFKVDRGLVVTAYTNGEPATVHEVKGDVLERSWQEWLKRLQQFYMNLNKKQE, via the exons atgttttgtaataaatacttgtgtcatttatttttctgcgaATTTAATGTGGAAAGTATGATTCGATTATCCATTTCGAACTCGTCACTCGGAAGTATTATAAATTCGAAACTCAGATTTGCGAAGAAGAAAGATATATTTTCGAGCACGTGTACAAACGGAGGTGAGGACAAAACCGGTGTTAATAGAAAGGATAGTGTATTGCTGAGAAATCGCACAGATAAACGGTTGTTTGGAAGATTGATGAAAGGGGGAAAAGGGAAATGCGTGCAAATTTTAAGCAACGAAACAGAAAGCAAAGGAAAATTCGTAAACGAGAGTGATCCGAAACGATCGGAACATTTATGGGTGCTGAATGCATCAGATGTAAGAAACTTAAGATACGTGCCCCGTACAAAAAAGAAGGTGCAAGAGCTCTCTGATAACTACGAAAAATACACAGATATCAAGGACACCAGCCAACTACAAAACATCTCAAAATACATTTCCGAAAATTTGGCGCACTGCGTATGGAACAGCTACTTCATAGTGCCACCAGATAGAGTGGAAAACATAACTTCATTCTCCATCTCTGGTATTAAAACTCTCGAGAGTGCCGCCATAAAGGACAAAGAGCCGGAAAATTCCGATATTCCAAGCGTGACGCGCGTTCTTCAGGAAACTATGTCCATAAATGCAAGAATAGCTTTGGAGCAgtggaaaaaaaatatgatcAGCAAGCTCGGTGTCGAGCAGTTTGACATATTCTGCAAAG AATTGCTGATAAACGGTCGATTGTTTCACGCGTGCATCGAAGATATTTTGCTACAGAAGGAAGTCGAGATTCCCCCCGAAGTCAGGTTTTTACATTCCAGCGTGCTGCCGGTTCTGGAAGAGATACAGGCTGTTCAAGGAGTCGAGACTCGGGTGTTGCATCCGCATCTGCGGTACAAGGGGATCGCTGACTGCATTGCTTCTTACAG GGACAGATTGCACTTGATCGATTGGAAGAGATCGACGAAACGGAAGTCGACGCTTGCGGCGACCTACGACGCGCCGGTGCAGCTCGCTGCCTACATTGGCGCTGTGAACGCTTCGAACCAGTATCCATTTAAG GTAGATAGGGGATTGGTTGTGACTGCGTACACGAACGGGGAGCCTGCCACTGTTCACGAGGTTAAAGGCGACGTTCTGGAGAGGTCGTGGCAAGAGTGGCTGAAAAGGTTGCAGCAATTTTACATGAATCTGAACAAGAAGCAGGAGTGA